The Streptomyces sp. NL15-2K genome contains a region encoding:
- a CDS encoding nuclear transport factor 2 family protein has product MPLPCPPNADASAAHREAPGRDRAAEISSAGYGDSARLGYQKAVAVQLLKGVFERGDTSVVDRFVRPDYIQHNPLAPDGAEALKYFGAFQRQQYPDLRYDIKRVISEGDLVLVHSNIVLTPGTRGVAAFDIFRFQGGKIAEHWDVLQAVPATTANGNDMFSTVSRPRTEAPGRAWLTAYNKRLVTSFVDRLLMNKDLSAVESYVGPEYDQHNPNIPDGVAGVKAGLGAYFAQFPQLRVTPKRIIAEGDLVAVHSHYVETPGERGRAVIDLFRVRDGKIVEHWDAVQDVPESAANDNTMF; this is encoded by the coding sequence GTGCCGCTGCCGTGCCCGCCGAACGCCGACGCTTCCGCCGCACATCGCGAAGCTCCCGGCCGCGATCGAGCCGCGGAAATTTCCAGCGCCGGATACGGCGATAGCGCCCGGCTCGGCTACCAGAAGGCGGTCGCCGTCCAGCTTCTCAAGGGTGTCTTCGAGCGGGGCGACACATCCGTCGTCGACCGTTTCGTACGGCCGGACTACATCCAGCACAACCCGCTGGCCCCCGACGGCGCCGAGGCCCTCAAGTATTTCGGTGCCTTCCAGCGGCAGCAGTACCCGGACCTGAGGTACGACATCAAGCGGGTCATCTCGGAGGGCGACCTGGTGCTCGTGCACTCGAACATCGTCCTGACCCCTGGCACCCGCGGGGTGGCCGCGTTCGACATCTTCCGTTTCCAGGGCGGGAAGATCGCCGAGCACTGGGACGTGCTGCAGGCGGTGCCGGCGACCACGGCCAACGGCAACGACATGTTCTCCACGGTCAGTCGGCCGCGGACCGAGGCGCCGGGTCGCGCGTGGCTCACCGCGTACAACAAGAGGCTGGTCACCTCATTCGTCGACCGGCTCCTGATGAACAAGGACCTGTCCGCCGTCGAATCGTACGTGGGCCCCGAGTATGACCAGCACAACCCGAACATCCCCGACGGCGTGGCAGGTGTTAAGGCCGGGCTGGGCGCCTACTTCGCACAGTTCCCGCAGTTGAGGGTCACCCCGAAGCGGATCATCGCCGAGGGCGACCTGGTGGCCGTCCACAGCCACTACGTCGAGACCCCGGGCGAGCGCGGCCGGGCGGTCATCGACCTCTTCCGGGTCAGGGACGGAAAGATCGTCGAGCACTGGGACGCCGTGCAGGACGTGCCGGAGTCCGCCGCCAACGACAACACGATGTTCTGA
- a CDS encoding TetR/AcrR family transcriptional regulator, whose protein sequence is MSEPAASTTAVARPAKRLSASRERTILRAVYEILAESGYQGLHHEAVATRARTSKATLYRHWPTKAELVTTAISFRPAEDLRVPDTGTLRGDLLAYLQLLAEWMSGEPGAVISGLFVTMRNDAELAALLRPLLIPAVPPVRAVCERAERRGELALDQDVRFIDELCAPALFMRHALLGQPLDAEFVEYLVDDVAMPLLTRAT, encoded by the coding sequence ATGTCCGAGCCGGCGGCATCGACCACGGCGGTCGCCCGGCCTGCCAAGAGGCTCTCGGCAAGCCGTGAGCGGACCATCCTACGAGCCGTCTACGAGATACTCGCTGAGTCCGGTTACCAGGGATTGCACCACGAGGCCGTGGCGACCCGCGCCAGGACGAGCAAGGCCACGCTGTACCGGCACTGGCCCACCAAGGCGGAACTGGTGACCACGGCCATCAGCTTCCGTCCGGCCGAAGACCTGCGGGTGCCGGACACCGGCACGCTGCGCGGCGATCTTCTGGCATACCTCCAGTTGCTCGCCGAGTGGATGAGTGGCGAGCCAGGCGCTGTGATCAGCGGTCTTTTTGTCACCATGCGCAATGATGCGGAGCTCGCGGCGCTGCTGCGCCCCTTGTTGATCCCCGCTGTACCGCCCGTCCGGGCTGTCTGCGAGCGGGCAGAACGGCGTGGAGAACTCGCCCTGGACCAGGACGTGCGATTCATCGATGAGCTCTGTGCACCTGCCCTGTTCATGCGCCACGCCTTGCTCGGCCAGCCTCTGGATGCGGAGTTCGTCGAGTATCTGGTCGACGACGTTGCCATGCCGCTGCTGACCCGCGCCACGTGA
- a CDS encoding fumarylacetoacetate hydrolase family protein, with protein sequence MTHPLGNSPSKIIALHLNYPSRAKERGRIPAHPSYFLKPPSSLAGTKDALVRPEGCELLGFEGEIALVIGSRAQRVRPEDGWQYVRWVTAANDAGVYDLRYADRGSNLRSKGGDGFTPIGPRLLDARQLDPAALRLQTWVNGELVQDDTTDTLLFPFGELIADLSRQVTLEPGDVILTGTPTGASVVAPGDVVEVEVTGNGLSTGRLRNPVAAGPALDPYGAMPKADPAEREAAYGTAYTPAPLLDKRFEEGLRSVAVATLSAQLRARGLPHMSIDGVRPTLPDRTMVGVAHTLRYLPLREDLFKKYGNGMNAQKRAIEELRPGHVLVMDARRDTSAGTLGDILALRAQMRGAAGVVTDGGLRDSAAVTELGLPVYHGGEHPSVLGRRHVPWDSGVPIACGGALVQPGDLIVGDADGVVVVPPDLAEELIADCREQELRERFITEQVRAGHSVDGLYPLGPDWREPFEQWRRSHAPSQEPQGETA encoded by the coding sequence ATGACGCACCCGCTCGGAAACTCCCCGTCGAAGATCATCGCTCTGCATCTCAACTACCCAAGCCGCGCCAAAGAGCGTGGCCGGATCCCCGCCCATCCGTCGTACTTCCTCAAGCCCCCCTCGTCGTTGGCGGGCACCAAGGACGCACTCGTCCGCCCCGAGGGATGCGAACTCCTCGGCTTCGAAGGCGAGATCGCCCTCGTCATCGGCTCGCGCGCGCAGCGGGTGAGGCCCGAGGACGGCTGGCAGTACGTGCGATGGGTGACCGCAGCCAACGACGCCGGTGTGTACGACCTGCGCTACGCCGATCGCGGCTCCAACCTCCGCTCCAAGGGCGGAGACGGCTTCACGCCGATCGGGCCGCGACTGCTGGACGCACGCCAACTCGACCCAGCCGCCCTTCGGTTGCAGACCTGGGTCAACGGCGAACTGGTCCAGGACGACACCACGGACACGCTGCTGTTCCCGTTCGGGGAGCTGATCGCGGACCTGTCGAGGCAGGTCACCCTGGAGCCGGGGGACGTCATCCTCACCGGCACGCCGACCGGCGCCTCCGTGGTCGCCCCCGGTGACGTGGTCGAGGTCGAGGTGACCGGAAACGGGCTGTCCACCGGCCGCCTCCGCAATCCCGTCGCCGCCGGGCCCGCCCTGGACCCGTACGGGGCGATGCCCAAGGCCGATCCGGCGGAACGGGAGGCCGCGTACGGGACGGCGTACACTCCCGCGCCCCTGCTGGACAAGCGGTTCGAGGAGGGGCTGCGCTCGGTCGCCGTCGCCACCCTCAGCGCACAGCTCCGTGCCCGCGGCCTGCCGCACATGTCCATCGACGGCGTCCGCCCCACGCTGCCGGACCGGACCATGGTCGGCGTCGCGCACACCCTGCGCTACCTGCCGCTGCGCGAGGACCTCTTCAAGAAGTACGGCAACGGCATGAACGCCCAGAAGCGGGCGATCGAGGAGCTGAGGCCGGGCCACGTGCTCGTCATGGACGCCCGCCGCGACACCTCCGCCGGGACCCTCGGCGACATCCTCGCGCTGCGGGCCCAGATGCGTGGTGCGGCCGGGGTCGTCACCGACGGCGGTCTGCGCGACAGCGCCGCGGTCACCGAACTCGGCCTGCCCGTCTACCACGGCGGGGAGCACCCCTCCGTCCTGGGACGCCGCCACGTCCCGTGGGACTCGGGCGTGCCCATCGCGTGCGGCGGCGCCCTGGTGCAGCCGGGCGACCTGATCGTCGGGGACGCGGACGGTGTCGTGGTCGTACCACCGGACCTGGCCGAGGAGCTGATCGCCGACTGCCGGGAGCAGGAGCTGCGAGAGCGCTTCATCACCGAGCAGGTGCGTGCCGGGCACAGCGTCGACGGGCTGTACCCCCTCGGTCCCGACTGGCGCGAACCGTTCGAACAGTGGCGCCGCAGCCACGCCCCTTCGCAAGAGCCGCAAGGAGAAACCGCATGA
- a CDS encoding helix-turn-helix domain-containing protein, producing MSTRFSDIEESDLPPSLLSQAQHPLSAWESTERDLIVRSLLDHGGDKAKAAKALGISRATIYRKITAYGIRLGPEKG from the coding sequence ATGTCAACTAGGTTCAGCGACATCGAGGAGTCCGACCTCCCGCCGTCCCTGCTCTCCCAGGCTCAACATCCCTTGTCCGCCTGGGAGTCCACGGAACGCGACCTGATCGTCCGGTCCCTCCTCGACCACGGCGGAGACAAGGCGAAGGCGGCAAAGGCGCTGGGTATCTCCCGGGCGACGATCTACCGCAAGATCACGGCGTACGGGATCCGGCTGGGGCCGGAGAAGGGGTGA
- the hpaE gene encoding 5-carboxymethyl-2-hydroxymuconate semialdehyde dehydrogenase has translation MSTAPEGLPSTIRHWIGGELVDAVDGRTFDVTDPVTNTAYTQAARGAQDDVQRAVEAAQAAFPGWSSISNRERARVLYRIADAVEARHDRLARFESYDSGLPITQAKGQARRAAENFRYFADVIVALGEDAFRQGGEQFSYVVRTAVGVAGLITPWNTPFMLESWKLAPALASGCTLILKPAEWTPLSASLWPEIFAEAGVPAGVVNIVHGIGEEAGQALVDHPDVPLISFTGSTDTGRHIIRSSAEHLKTTSMELGGKSPVVVFADADIEAALDSVVFGVFSLNGERCTAGSRVLVERPLYEEFTRRLAERAERVRVGLPSDPATEVGALVHTEHYERVLNYVEIGKKEARLVAGGIRPDHLTEGNYLQPTVFADVSRDARIFQEEIFGPVVAVAPFDAEAEAIELANATQFGLAAYIWTSDLKRGHRIAHAVESGMVWINSHNVRDLRTPFGGVKASGVGREGGAHSIDFYTESKIVHVALGDVHTPRFGAV, from the coding sequence GTGAGCACCGCCCCCGAGGGTCTGCCCTCGACCATTCGGCACTGGATCGGTGGCGAACTCGTCGACGCGGTCGACGGCCGCACCTTCGACGTCACCGACCCGGTGACCAACACCGCCTACACACAGGCCGCACGGGGTGCGCAGGACGACGTCCAGCGGGCCGTCGAGGCAGCGCAGGCCGCCTTCCCCGGCTGGTCGTCGATATCCAACCGCGAGCGCGCTCGAGTCCTGTACCGCATCGCCGACGCCGTCGAGGCTCGCCACGACCGCCTCGCCCGGTTCGAGTCGTACGACTCGGGTCTGCCGATCACCCAGGCCAAGGGCCAGGCGCGGCGTGCCGCGGAGAACTTCCGCTACTTCGCCGACGTCATCGTCGCGCTCGGCGAGGATGCCTTCCGGCAGGGCGGTGAGCAGTTCAGCTACGTGGTCCGCACCGCGGTCGGGGTAGCCGGCCTGATCACCCCGTGGAACACCCCGTTCATGCTGGAGAGCTGGAAGCTCGCCCCGGCCCTCGCCTCTGGCTGCACGCTCATCCTCAAGCCCGCCGAGTGGACGCCCCTGTCGGCTTCGCTCTGGCCGGAGATCTTCGCCGAGGCGGGCGTGCCGGCCGGAGTCGTGAACATCGTCCACGGCATCGGCGAGGAGGCAGGGCAGGCCCTCGTCGACCACCCCGACGTGCCGCTGATCTCCTTCACAGGCTCGACCGACACGGGCCGCCACATCATCCGTTCCTCGGCCGAGCACCTCAAGACCACGTCGATGGAGCTGGGTGGCAAGTCCCCGGTCGTCGTCTTCGCCGACGCCGACATCGAGGCGGCCCTGGACTCCGTGGTCTTCGGCGTGTTCTCGCTCAACGGCGAGCGCTGCACGGCCGGTTCCCGGGTGCTCGTCGAGCGTCCGCTGTACGAGGAGTTCACCCGCCGACTCGCCGAGCGAGCCGAGCGGGTCAGGGTCGGCCTGCCCTCCGACCCCGCCACCGAGGTGGGGGCGCTGGTCCACACGGAGCACTACGAGCGCGTCCTGAACTACGTGGAGATCGGCAAGAAGGAGGCCCGGCTGGTGGCAGGCGGTATCCGCCCGGACCACCTCACCGAGGGCAACTACCTCCAGCCGACCGTCTTCGCCGACGTGTCCCGTGACGCCCGGATCTTCCAGGAGGAGATCTTCGGCCCCGTCGTGGCCGTCGCGCCCTTCGACGCCGAGGCCGAGGCGATCGAGCTCGCCAACGCCACCCAGTTCGGCCTGGCCGCGTACATCTGGACCTCGGACCTCAAGCGCGGTCACCGCATCGCGCACGCCGTCGAGTCCGGCATGGTCTGGATCAACTCGCACAACGTCCGCGACCTGCGCACCCCCTTCGGTGGTGTGAAGGCTTCCGGCGTCGGCCGGGAGGGCGGCGCCCACAGCATCGACTTCTACACCGAGTCCAAGATCGTCCACGTCGCCCTCGGTGACGTCCACACCCCACGATTCGGAGCCGTCTGA
- the hpaD gene encoding 3,4-dihydroxyphenylacetate 2,3-dioxygenase, with translation MTGTAAPDVVRSAYAQLAVTDLAKARWFWVDMLGFHVQYEDADSLYLRGTDELTHHSLVLRRGEIAALDHISYRVRTPEDVDKAEKFFRQLGRPVKRLKKGEGTVGVGDAVRVVDPLGFPVEFFHEIERGERLIQRYDLHRGAQIARLDHFNICTPDIPAAYAHYQSLGFGCSETIEGDEHELYAAWMYRKQTVHDVAFTGGAGPRLHHLGVATHESHQVLRTADIFGALHEEKHIERGPGRHGVSNAFYVYLRDPDGHRVEIYTSDYYTGDPDHETYRWHVNDDRRRDFWGNAVIESWYKEATPVLDLDGRQQPVSSSLLDESAVQVGADGLG, from the coding sequence ATGACTGGAACAGCCGCACCGGACGTCGTGCGCTCGGCCTACGCTCAGCTCGCCGTCACCGACCTGGCCAAGGCCCGCTGGTTCTGGGTGGACATGCTCGGCTTCCACGTCCAGTACGAGGACGCCGACTCCCTCTACCTGCGCGGAACGGATGAACTCACCCATCACTCGCTCGTGCTGCGCAGGGGTGAGATCGCCGCTCTCGACCACATCTCCTACCGCGTCCGCACCCCTGAGGACGTCGACAAGGCGGAGAAGTTCTTCCGCCAACTCGGCCGCCCTGTCAAGCGCTTGAAGAAGGGCGAGGGCACGGTCGGAGTCGGAGACGCCGTACGCGTCGTCGACCCGCTCGGCTTCCCGGTCGAGTTCTTCCACGAGATCGAGCGGGGTGAGCGCCTCATCCAGCGTTACGACCTCCACCGCGGCGCCCAGATCGCCCGCCTCGACCACTTCAACATCTGCACCCCCGACATCCCCGCCGCCTACGCCCACTACCAGTCCCTCGGCTTCGGCTGCTCGGAGACCATCGAGGGCGACGAACACGAGCTGTACGCCGCCTGGATGTACCGCAAACAGACCGTCCACGACGTCGCCTTCACCGGCGGGGCCGGCCCCCGCCTGCACCACCTGGGCGTCGCCACCCACGAGTCCCACCAGGTGCTGCGCACCGCCGACATCTTCGGCGCGCTGCACGAGGAGAAGCACATCGAGCGCGGGCCCGGCCGGCACGGTGTCTCCAACGCCTTCTACGTCTACCTGCGCGATCCCGACGGCCACCGGGTGGAGATCTACACCTCCGACTACTACACCGGCGACCCGGACCACGAGACGTACCGGTGGCACGTCAACGACGACCGCCGCCGCGACTTCTGGGGCAACGCGGTGATCGAGTCCTGGTACAAGGAGGCGACCCCGGTTCTCGACCTCGACGGACGGCAGCAGCCGGTGAGCAGCTCACTGCTGGACGAGTCCGCCGTCCAGGTCGGCGCCGACGGACTCGGCTGA
- the dapA gene encoding 4-hydroxy-tetrahydrodipicolinate synthase — MKFRSDPATIRGSIAPVVTPFTDEGAVDHDSLRSLIRFQLESGSHGISLGGSTGEPSAQTVAERIAAMRTAVEETGDRVPFLPGTGSHKLNETLELTAAAQDLGADAALVITPYYARPTQEALYKWYATVAREFPDLPIVAYNVPSRTAVDIAPETVRRLFTDFDNFVGVKETTKDFEHFSRVLHACGRSLLVWSGIELLCLPLLALGGAGFVSAVANLAPTAVARMYELWESGDFDGARDLHYRLHPLVDLLFVETNPAPAKWVLAQQGRIASPHVRPPLITPTAPGLARIRTLLTEGGDLTQQLGTQANGADK, encoded by the coding sequence ATGAAGTTCCGCAGCGATCCCGCCACCATCCGCGGATCCATCGCCCCGGTCGTCACCCCGTTCACCGACGAGGGCGCCGTCGACCACGACAGCCTGCGCTCCCTGATCCGCTTCCAGCTGGAGTCCGGTTCGCACGGCATCTCGCTCGGCGGCTCCACCGGCGAGCCCAGCGCACAAACCGTCGCCGAGCGGATCGCCGCCATGCGTACGGCCGTCGAGGAGACCGGCGACCGGGTGCCCTTCCTGCCCGGCACCGGCTCGCACAAGCTGAACGAGACCCTGGAGCTGACGGCCGCCGCCCAGGACCTGGGAGCGGACGCGGCCCTGGTGATCACCCCCTACTACGCGCGCCCCACCCAGGAGGCGCTGTACAAGTGGTATGCCACGGTGGCCCGGGAGTTCCCGGACCTGCCGATCGTCGCGTACAACGTGCCCTCCCGCACGGCGGTCGACATTGCCCCCGAGACGGTGAGGCGGCTGTTCACCGACTTCGACAACTTCGTCGGAGTCAAGGAGACCACCAAGGACTTCGAGCACTTCTCCCGCGTGCTGCACGCCTGCGGCCGCTCGCTGCTGGTGTGGTCCGGCATCGAACTCCTCTGCCTGCCGCTGCTCGCCCTGGGCGGCGCCGGCTTCGTCAGCGCCGTGGCCAACCTGGCACCGACCGCCGTGGCGAGGATGTACGAGCTGTGGGAGTCGGGGGACTTCGACGGCGCACGGGACCTGCACTACCGCCTGCACCCGCTGGTGGACCTGCTCTTCGTGGAGACCAACCCGGCCCCGGCGAAGTGGGTCCTCGCCCAGCAGGGACGGATCGCCTCGCCTCACGTACGGCCGCCGCTCATCACGCCCACCGCCCCGGGCCTGGCCCGCATCCGCACCCTCCTCACCGAGGGCGGGGACCTGACGCAGCAGCTCGGAACGCAAGCGAACGGAGCCGACAAGTGA
- a CDS encoding class I SAM-dependent methyltransferase, with translation MSRQRDRWAELTGGQAGEKYAQRFARLAETGHDIHGEAAFCAALLKPAARILDAGCGTGRVAIRLAELGYHCTGVDTDLSMLAVARGDAPALEWLHGDLAHLDDLGLKPDFDLVVAAGNVIPLLASGTESAVVRQLAAVLRPGGLLVTGMGLDAAHLPLPEPPVTLTEFDHWCAQAGLILRQRYATWGGEPYCQGGGYAVSVHFRPTT, from the coding sequence ATGAGCAGGCAACGCGACCGCTGGGCGGAACTGACAGGCGGACAAGCCGGAGAGAAGTACGCCCAGCGTTTCGCGCGGCTCGCCGAAACGGGCCATGACATCCACGGCGAGGCCGCCTTCTGCGCCGCACTGCTGAAGCCCGCCGCCCGGATCCTCGACGCCGGCTGCGGCACCGGCCGGGTCGCGATCCGGCTCGCTGAGCTGGGCTACCACTGCACCGGCGTGGACACCGACCTTTCCATGCTCGCTGTCGCCCGCGGTGACGCCCCCGCGCTGGAATGGCTCCACGGCGACCTGGCGCACCTGGATGACCTCGGCCTGAAACCGGACTTCGACCTGGTGGTTGCCGCCGGGAACGTCATCCCCCTGCTGGCCTCCGGCACCGAATCAGCCGTCGTACGGCAACTGGCTGCCGTCCTGCGCCCCGGCGGACTGCTGGTCACGGGCATGGGGCTGGACGCGGCACACCTGCCGCTGCCGGAGCCTCCCGTGACTCTGACGGAGTTCGATCACTGGTGCGCCCAGGCCGGACTGATCCTGCGCCAGCGCTACGCCACCTGGGGCGGCGAGCCCTACTGTCAAGGCGGCGGCTATGCCGTCAGCGTGCACTTCCGCCCCACCACCTGA
- the hpaB gene encoding 4-hydroxyphenylacetate 3-monooxygenase, oxygenase component, giving the protein MAARTGKEYMERLAASRPTVHIQGETVTGGIQDHPAFRNVVQTYAELFDLQHSDEHKDVLTYTSPTSGEPVGTSFLTPKTPDDLVKRRKAFKVWADHSNGMLGRTGDYMNSSLMALASAADWFAQANPAFGENIRRYYKKAREEDLLCTHTLIPPQVNRAVAGTQQAGGKLAARIVKEDDNGVVIRGARMLATIAPFADEMLVFPSTVLRGTPEDKPYSYAFAIPNDTPGLRYIAREPLDYDRPRHDHPLASRFEESDCVVVFDDVHVPYERCFALGDAELCNGFYSQTSSVVHMTHQVVTRTTAKTEYILGLVSLLTEAIGIEQFQHVQEDVAEIITTLEMLRAFLRAAEADAEVNEYGVLTPAFAPLNAARNLYPKLYQRFPQILRKLGASGLMATPTELDIQGPAAADIEAYLQSATLSGPERVKLFRLVWDTCVSAFSSRQALYEYYFFGDPVRMAGAYVKSYDREPYKARVQVFLDRA; this is encoded by the coding sequence CACCGTCCACATCCAGGGCGAGACCGTCACCGGCGGCATCCAGGACCACCCCGCCTTCCGCAACGTCGTCCAGACCTACGCCGAACTGTTCGACCTCCAGCACTCGGACGAGCACAAGGACGTCCTCACCTACACCTCGCCCACGTCCGGCGAGCCGGTCGGCACGTCCTTCCTCACCCCGAAGACCCCGGACGACCTGGTCAAGCGCCGCAAGGCGTTCAAGGTGTGGGCCGACCACAGCAACGGCATGCTCGGCCGCACCGGCGACTACATGAACAGCTCCCTGATGGCGCTCGCCTCGGCCGCCGACTGGTTCGCCCAGGCCAACCCTGCCTTCGGCGAGAACATCCGCCGCTACTACAAGAAGGCCCGCGAAGAGGATCTGCTGTGCACGCACACGCTGATCCCGCCGCAGGTCAACCGGGCCGTGGCCGGTACCCAGCAGGCCGGCGGCAAGCTGGCCGCGCGGATCGTGAAGGAGGACGACAACGGCGTGGTGATCCGCGGGGCGCGCATGCTCGCCACCATTGCCCCCTTCGCCGACGAGATGCTCGTCTTCCCCTCGACCGTGCTCCGCGGCACCCCCGAGGACAAGCCGTACTCCTACGCCTTCGCCATCCCGAACGACACCCCCGGCCTGCGCTACATCGCCCGCGAACCGCTGGACTACGACCGCCCCCGGCACGACCACCCCCTCGCCTCCCGCTTCGAGGAATCGGACTGCGTCGTCGTCTTCGACGACGTCCACGTGCCGTACGAGCGCTGCTTCGCCCTCGGCGACGCGGAACTGTGCAACGGCTTCTACTCCCAGACGTCCTCCGTGGTGCACATGACCCATCAGGTCGTCACCCGCACCACCGCCAAGACCGAGTACATCCTCGGCCTGGTGTCGCTGCTGACCGAGGCCATCGGCATCGAGCAGTTCCAGCACGTCCAGGAGGACGTCGCCGAGATCATCACCACGCTGGAGATGCTGCGGGCCTTCCTGCGCGCGGCGGAAGCCGACGCCGAGGTCAACGAGTACGGGGTCCTCACCCCGGCCTTCGCCCCGCTGAACGCCGCCCGCAACCTCTACCCCAAGCTCTACCAGCGCTTCCCGCAGATCCTGCGCAAGCTCGGCGCCTCCGGCCTGATGGCCACCCCGACAGAACTCGACATCCAGGGGCCCGCCGCCGCCGACATCGAGGCGTACCTGCAGTCGGCCACCCTGTCCGGCCCCGAGCGCGTGAAGCTGTTCCGCCTGGTGTGGGACACCTGCGTCTCGGCGTTCTCCAGCCGCCAGGCGCTGTACGAGTACTACTTCTTCGGCGACCCGGTGCGGATGGCCGGCGCCTACGTGAAGAGCTACGACCGCGAGCCGTACAAGGCCAGGGTCCAGGTCTTCCTCGACCGCGCCTGA
- a CDS encoding helix-turn-helix domain-containing protein: MAHLHRVVVLAIDGVYPFELGIPSRVFGATDGRYEVLTCTVDGRPVRTNSDFSITVEHGPDVLHTADTVVIPPFTSTSVTREVSEAVTQALVSPAPGRRLVSICTGAFVLAAAGLLDGRPATTHWVVADLFRSWFPQVALDPDALFIDDGDILTAAGAASGLDVCLHLIRKDHGSEVANQVARMCIVPPWRDGGQAQYIQHPAPPTTASGTAAARQWALENLHEPMVLADLAEHSHMSLRTFARRFTEEVGMSPGRWLIQQRVDRARHLLETTDLPVDEIAGQVGFAGGTSLREHLHAAIGVSPLAYRRTFRGALTSTH; encoded by the coding sequence ATGGCGCACCTTCACCGAGTCGTAGTTCTGGCCATCGACGGGGTGTACCCCTTCGAACTGGGCATCCCCAGCCGGGTCTTCGGAGCCACAGACGGCCGCTACGAGGTCCTCACGTGCACCGTCGACGGCCGCCCGGTCCGCACCAACTCCGACTTCTCGATCACCGTCGAGCATGGCCCGGATGTACTGCACACCGCCGACACCGTCGTCATCCCACCTTTCACCTCCACATCAGTGACCCGCGAAGTGTCGGAAGCCGTGACGCAGGCGCTCGTGTCCCCGGCTCCGGGCCGTCGCCTCGTATCGATCTGCACCGGCGCCTTCGTCCTCGCCGCAGCCGGTCTCCTCGACGGCCGGCCGGCCACCACCCACTGGGTGGTCGCGGACCTCTTCCGCTCATGGTTCCCCCAGGTCGCACTCGATCCGGACGCCCTGTTCATCGACGACGGGGACATCCTGACCGCAGCAGGCGCCGCCTCCGGGCTCGATGTCTGCCTGCACCTCATCCGCAAGGACCATGGCAGCGAAGTCGCCAATCAGGTGGCCCGCATGTGCATCGTCCCTCCATGGCGCGACGGAGGTCAGGCGCAGTACATCCAGCACCCGGCACCCCCAACCACGGCCAGCGGAACGGCCGCCGCCCGCCAGTGGGCCCTGGAGAACCTCCACGAGCCGATGGTCCTGGCGGACCTCGCCGAGCACTCCCACATGAGCCTGCGCACCTTCGCCCGCCGCTTCACCGAAGAGGTGGGCATGAGCCCGGGACGCTGGCTGATCCAGCAGCGCGTCGACCGGGCACGGCACCTCCTGGAAACCACCGACCTGCCGGTGGACGAGATCGCCGGCCAAGTCGGCTTCGCCGGAGGCACGTCGCTGCGCGAACACCTGCACGCCGCCATCGGCGTCTCACCACTCGCCTACCGGCGCACCTTCCGAGGCGCCCTGACCTCCACGCACTGA